A part of Dermacentor variabilis isolate Ectoservices chromosome 10, ASM5094787v1, whole genome shotgun sequence genomic DNA contains:
- the LOC142559720 gene encoding uncharacterized protein LOC142559720 — MWFSHKRQNEFSLGSHLQEISARLSQLTPCGRQQDWKASEWRDWLLFFSPVVLKGFLPSRYYKNWMKFVAVMHFCLQSSIPMDKIMKVKRVMVQFLKDNQELYGQESMTYNAHILVHMVDHVDQWGPLWGFSAFPFESMNGRLVSLVNGTRYAHMQIIEKFAILTSLQQVVPMNNGWKSEYFQSFVKSLLKGYSLRKSCVQKGTVALYGKGSTEGGLMTCKKETIGAFTYCVSSMDKSRRKNSYVVTSAGLFGQVMNIISNSDVNSGSKVHFKIKNCVLWALFFLA; from the coding sequence ATGTGGTTCAGCCACAAGAGGCAGAACGAATTTAGTCTTGGATCGCACCTGCAAGAGATCAGTGCCAGGTTGAGCCAACTGACTCCCTGTGGGAGACAACAAGACTGGAAGGCATCTGAGTGGAGAGattggcttctttttttctctccagtGGTATTGAAGGGTTTTTTACCCAGCAGATACTATAAGAACTGGATGAAGTTTGTTGCCGTCATGCACTTTTGCTTGCAGTCATCCATTCCTATGGATAAAATTATGAAAGTTAAGCGGGTCATGGTGCAGTTTCTGAAGGACAATCAGGAGCTCTATGGCCAAGAGAGCATGACCTACAATGCTCATATCCTTGTCCATATGGTGGACCATGTTGATCAGTGGGGGCCACTGTGGGGCTTCTCTGCCTTTCCTTTTGAGTCAATGAATGGGAGGCTTGTCAGCCTGGTAAATGGCACCAGGTATGCCCATATGCAGATTATTGAGAAGTTTGCTATATTAACATCTCTTCAACAAGTTGTGCCTATGAATAATGGATGGAAGAGCGAGTACTTTCAATCTTTTGTCAAGTCTCTACTTAAGGGTTACAGCCTTCGAAAGAGTTGTGTGCAAAAGGGCACAGTGGCATTGTATGGAAAGGGAAGCACAGAAGGAGGCCTCATGACCTGCAAGAAGGAAACAATTGGTGCATTTACATACTGTGTGAGCTCAATGGACAAGTCGCGAAGAAAAAATTCTTATGTTGTCACAAGTGCTGGCTTGTTTGGTCAAGTAATGAATATTATCTCCAATAGTGATGTGAATTCTGGTTCCAAAGTGCATTTCAAGATCAAAAACTGCGTGTTGTgggcacttttctttcttgcataG